From a region of the Torulaspora globosa chromosome 7, complete sequence genome:
- the NPC2 gene encoding sterol transporter (ancestral locus Anc_3.143), which produces MHFASVFIRVLSLLTVGALAGLVNFLPVLPFDNKPVPGGSPFYQCDVSEKQYLEISTVDLAPNPPVRGKNLTISAVGKLHETIQQGAYVDVEVRLGYIKLLTQTYDLCETLEENNVDGLTCPLTAGLYNVVKEVEIPAEVPPGKYVVLARAYNVDDELITCLTGEIVFPAVDRGIRRKVLDKLHW; this is translated from the coding sequence ATGCACTTTGCTTCTGTATTCATTCGTGTTTTGAGCTTGCTGACTGTGGGAGCGCTTGCTGGATTGGTGAACTTCCTTCCAGTACTGCCATTTGATAACAAACCCGTTCCGGGAGGATCTCCTTTCTACCAATGCGACGTGAGCGAGAAACAATACTTGGAGATCTCGACTGTCGATTTAGCTCCTAATCCGCCGGTTCGTGGTAAGAACTTGACCATTTCTGCGGTCGGTAAGTTGCACGAGACCATTCAGCAAGGAGCCTACGTGGACGTGGAGGTTCGTCTGGGTTATATCAAGTTGCTGACGCAGACTTACGATCTCTGCGAGACTTTGGAGGAGAATAATGTCGATGGCCTAACTTGCCCACTTACCGCTGGTCTGTACAATGTGGTCAAGGAAGTCGAGATTCCAGCTGAAGTGCCACCGGGCAAGTACGTTGTGCTAGCCAGGGCGTACAACGTTGATGATGAACTCATCACCTGTCTGACCGGCGAAATTGTGTTCCCAGCTGTCGACAGAGGGATCCGCAGGAAGGTTCTTGACAAGCTACACTGGTGA
- the SDH5 gene encoding succinate dehydrogenase assembly factor SDH5 (ancestral locus Anc_3.144): MIRIRRSLPPLAGSFGLLRPLNVRTVSPLQFYSSKSKPEEKDDVFLRIKVQPIDREGESLDKKRARLIYQSRKRGILETDLLLSRFAAKYLKHMSEKELDEYDELLDELDWDIYYWATKNFETSPLPKKWENSQLLKQLQEFSENKEREILRMPDLKNYWLNE, from the coding sequence ATGATCAGGATTAGACGCTCATTGCCGCCTTTGGCTGGCTCGTTTGGATTGCTGAGACCGCTCAATGTTAGGACCGTCTCCCCGTTGCAGTTTTACTCGTCCAAGAGCAAAcctgaagaaaaggacGATGTATTCTTGAGGATCAAGGTACAACCGATCGACAGAGAAGGAGAATCGCTCGACAAGAAGAGGGCTCGATTGATCTACCAGTCGAGGAAAAGGGGTATCCTGGAgacagatcttctgctttctcgTTTCGCCGCGAAGTACCTGAAGCACATGTCGGAGAAAGAGCTAGACGAGTACgacgagctgctggatgagcTCGATTGGGACATATATTACTGGGCCACCAAGAATTTCGAGACTAGTCCCCTGCCCAAAAAGTGGGAAAACTCGCAATTGCtcaagcagctgcaggaaTTCAGCGAAAACAAAGAGAGGGAAATACTCAGAATGCCAGATCTCAAGAACTACTGGCTCAATGAGTGA
- the MRP10 gene encoding mitochondrial 37S ribosomal protein mS37 (ancestral locus Anc_3.145): protein MSGKPPVHRLPPLPRLKVKKPILTQEANKCLVLMSNLLQCWSSNGHMNPACENLAKELKICSKERALGKGNTVEKSNINYHAARLYNRISGKPHD, encoded by the coding sequence ATGTCAGGGAAACCTCCAGTTCATAGACTGCCACCTCTGCCCCGgttgaaggtcaagaaaCCGATTTTAACGCAGGAAGCGAACAAATGTCTGGTACTGATGTCCAACTTACTTCAATGTTGGTCTTCCAATGGACACATGAACCCTGCGTGTGAAAACTTGGCcaaggagctgaagattTGCTCAAAGGAAAGGGCGCTGGGCAAGGGAAATACTGTGGAGAAGAGCAATATCAACTACCACGCGGCAAGACTTTACAATAGGATAAGTGGTAAACCACATGATTGA
- the FAD1 gene encoding FMN adenylyltransferase (ancestral locus Anc_3.146), translating into MDLGQISEYCYNLTNSYLEITNQSQVIADTQDAIRLTKRYFLQDIFPRWSPLSSEISFSYNGGKDCQVLLLLYLGCIWEFFLNSLQDTQYDRQYHKYPLRSLPTVFIDQEETFATMEDFVASTSERYCLSLYESLRGDGRKLSMPEAFELYLKSHSETKAIVIGIRYTDPYAADLKTIQPTDADWPDFLRLQPLLHWKLSNIWSFLLFSNEPICGIYGMGFTSVGSIKNTLPNPHLNVDRTGKPSLLFQWEIAHAFGKAEGQHDQVNVSKVSRKDLALLKGSNGKYLPGWYLTDDSLERAGRIKSC; encoded by the coding sequence ATGGATCTGGGACAGATTTCAGAGTATTGCTACaatttgacaaattcaTATCTTGAAATCACAAACCAATCGCAGGTGATAGCTGATACTCAGGATGCTATCAGACTAACCAAAAGATACTTTTTGCAGGACATATTTCCTCGCTGGAGCCCTTTGAGCTCTGAAATCTCATTCTCCTACAATGGTGGTAAGGATTGCCAAGTGCTGTTATTGCTCTACCTGGGCTGCATTTGGGAGTTCTTTCTGAACAGTCTGCAAGACACCCAGTATGATCGTCAATATCACAAGTACCCTCTACGCAGCTTACCTACTGTGTTCATAGATCAGGAGGAGACTTTTGCAACGATGGAAGATTTTGTTGCAAGCACATCTGAAAGATACTGCCTGTCGTTATATGAATCTCTGCGAGGTGACGGAAGAAAACTGAGTATGCCAGAGGCATTCGAGCTGTACTTGAAATCGCACTCAGAGACCAAGGCTATTGTGATAGGAATCAGATACACGGACCCTTACGCAGCTGATTTAAAGACCATACAGCCGACAGACGCCGACTGGCCCGACTTCCTGCGATTGCAGCCTCTGTTGCATTGGAAATTATCCAACATATGGAGCTTCCTGCTTTTCTCAAATGAGCCAATATGTGGCATATACGGCATGGGGTTCACATCGGTCGGAAGCATCAAGAACACACTGCCCAATCCTCATCTCAACGTGGACCGAACAGGCAAACCCAGCTTGCTGTTCCAGTGGGAAATTGCACATGCATTCGGCAAGGCAGAGGGCCAGCACGACCAAGTCAATGTGTCCAAAGTAAGTCGCAAAGATCTCGCACTACTAAAGGGCTCAAATGGAAAGTATCTGCCCGGATGGTACTTGACTGACGACTCCCTCGAGAGAGCGGGCAGGATTAAAAGCTGCTAA
- the MTF2 gene encoding Mtf2p (ancestral locus Anc_3.147) — protein sequence MLRSKAVGHLRVLGRQSYSLKLTDQKSHIPSRSSDLNTHFKDEEELSSVQERALFGAVFNKLMMREELRSKNSEEVLSQAAAIQPDVTTAHKEEGRGLQVVFEKKSQEIRPEDRKLFDFFKNTSGSTQLGDIGESAKLTTDDIRNYPVSLISSMFSDAEDVKVPESEKASRELANAEKAPISEDEFGLKADFKLRMNKEVLETLKAKESFKAAMQTAMEPYLTSIFSQIETDYDLFVLVRKLLKSYVDRDKTLDNNNYKSSSEIVQHIKEQCLKNSKELPRPLGVSLPYTLVELFTSEELNFPSERKFSLISYIYQECKKDISLYLNVCNVDFYNLLLRLSWDNYREIYQLKQLTTEMSINGIRGDLYTIEILDKIAHDLRHINDGILNEDTGSMQGNPLTVGVVWCRENSTDLQLVENYLRKLKENLA from the coding sequence ATGCTTCGATCAAAAGCCGTTGGACACTTGAGGGTACTCGGCAGGCAGTCTTATAGTCTCAAATTGACAGATCAGAAGTCACACATACCATCACGGTCTTCGGATCTCAATACAcatttcaaagatgaggaagagctttcaagtgttcaagaaagagcacTATTTGGAGCAGTCTTCAATaagctgatgatgagggaGGAGCTACGTAGCAAAAACTCTGAGGAAGTTTTATCTCAAGCAGCCGCAATTCAACCGGATGTAACAACAGCTCACAAGGAAGAAGGACGTGGTCTACAAGTTGTGTTTGAGAAAAAATCACAGGAAATCAGACCGGAGGATAGGAAGCTTTTCGACTTCTTTAAGAATACCAGCGGTAGTACGCAATTGGGAGACATTGGCGAGTCAGCCAAACTGACAACGGATGATATAAGGAACTATCCTGTATCACTTATCTCAAGCATGTTCTCTGATGCAGAGGATGTGAAAGTGCCGGAAAGTGAAAAGGCTAGCAGAGAGCTTGCtaatgctgagaaagcGCCGATTTCAGAGGATGAGTTTGGCCTAAAGGCAGACTTCAAACTAAGAAtgaacaaagaagtttTGGAGACTTTGAAAGCGAAAGAAAGCTTTAAAGCTGCTATGCAGACAGCCATGGAGCCCTATTTAACGTCAATCTTTTCGCAGATCGAGACAGACTATGATCTTTTCGTCCTGGTACGAAAGCTGTTAAAATCCTATGTGGATAGAGACAAGACGCTGGACAACAATAACTACAAGTCATCCTCGGAGATAGTGCAACACATAAAAGAACAGTGCCTGAAAAACTCCAAAGAGCTACCGCGACCATTGGGTGTGTCCCTTCCATATACGCTGGTAGAACTTTTCACTTCCGAAGAGCTAAACTTCCCTTCCGAGAGAAAGTTCTCACTGATCTCCTATATCTACCAAGAGTGCAAGAAAGACATCTCGCTGTATCTGAACGTCTGCAATGTCGACTTTTACAATCTCCTTTTGCGACTCTCCTGGGATAACTACCGCGAGATTTATCAGCTCAAGCAATTGACCACCGAGATGAGCATAAATGGCATACGTGGCGATCTTTACACTATCGAGATCCTGGACAAGATTGCGCATGATCTCAGACACATCAACGACGGGATTCTCAACGAAGATACAGGCTCCATGCAGGGAAATCCGCTGACAGTTGGGGTCGTGTGGTGTCGAGAAAATAGCACAGATCTGCAGCTTGTCGAGAATTATCTCagaaagctgaaagagaatTTAGCTTAG